From a single Leptospirillum ferriphilum genomic region:
- a CDS encoding amino acid permease has product MALFRIYHNTRTTIARFQQSMLRRVVGIGALYSTGYGDVGSSIYYALGVTTVYAQGASFLAIGIAGLFFIATVLSYAELSSAMPESGGSSLFAQRAFGDGGAFFAGWALLLDYVLTLAISAFSVGPYLGYFFPLLKNSAQANVTFTAGLIALLVVVNVFGLKESSWFSLMLTGFDILTQVSLMGLGIVFLLNFHKIWSQFTMGVAPTWPHFLYGISIAMVAYTGIEAISQMAAEARDPGKSVPRAMFMTMGTTVFLYAGISMVALSAMDPKILSTTWQNDPIAGIAHYMPHVQQFLGPWIAILGATILTIAANAGMIGVSRLAYSMSNNFLIHPIFRHTTIRWKTPVYSLVFFGILSTAIVAFFPYLDILADLYNYGAMLSFTMTHLALIVLRNKEPNLPRPFRIPLSLVIKGKEIPMTAVFGLFGTGGVFIMVLLFHKYGRVFGTVWMIGGILYYLWFRRRESLPVMQRVQITDLPDTPEKSVPHKRFLVATSPTRPSPMLRDVCKIARADNARITVISVIEVPLTLPLTADMSMEEKVARHTLDLCQAIGVEEDVIIDTVLAKGRSVGTLLNFHLKKTKADTLVINNTGSAISRTILGAVERSSNTVTVWSFQKVTGGDRTPTPKPRLTVERPIILAEDTTEKSPAAGS; this is encoded by the coding sequence ATGGCTCTCTTTCGGATATACCACAACACCCGGACGACGATCGCCCGGTTCCAGCAGTCCATGCTCAGACGCGTCGTCGGGATCGGCGCGCTCTACTCCACCGGCTATGGGGATGTCGGATCGTCGATCTACTATGCCCTCGGTGTCACGACCGTTTATGCCCAGGGTGCATCATTTCTCGCGATCGGCATCGCCGGGCTCTTTTTCATCGCCACCGTTCTTTCCTATGCCGAACTGAGTTCCGCCATGCCCGAATCCGGCGGGTCCTCCCTGTTTGCCCAAAGGGCCTTCGGCGACGGAGGGGCATTTTTTGCCGGCTGGGCACTTCTTCTCGATTATGTCCTCACCCTGGCCATCAGCGCCTTTTCGGTCGGACCCTATCTGGGATACTTTTTCCCGCTACTCAAGAACAGCGCACAGGCCAATGTCACTTTCACCGCCGGACTCATTGCACTCCTGGTTGTCGTCAATGTCTTCGGACTCAAGGAATCGTCCTGGTTCAGCCTCATGCTGACAGGGTTCGATATTCTGACGCAGGTGTCTCTCATGGGCCTGGGCATCGTCTTTCTTCTCAATTTTCACAAGATCTGGAGCCAGTTCACCATGGGAGTCGCTCCGACATGGCCGCATTTTCTCTATGGTATCTCGATTGCGATGGTGGCCTATACCGGAATAGAAGCGATCAGCCAGATGGCGGCGGAAGCCCGGGATCCCGGCAAATCGGTCCCAAGAGCCATGTTCATGACCATGGGAACCACAGTGTTTCTCTATGCGGGGATTTCCATGGTGGCCCTCTCCGCCATGGATCCGAAGATTCTCTCCACGACCTGGCAAAACGACCCGATCGCGGGGATCGCCCATTACATGCCGCATGTCCAGCAGTTTCTGGGGCCCTGGATCGCCATTCTCGGCGCCACGATCCTGACCATCGCCGCAAACGCCGGAATGATCGGCGTTTCGCGTCTGGCCTATTCCATGTCCAACAACTTCCTGATTCATCCGATCTTCCGGCATACGACGATCCGCTGGAAGACGCCCGTCTATTCCCTCGTCTTCTTCGGGATACTCTCCACCGCGATCGTCGCGTTCTTCCCCTATCTGGACATTCTGGCTGACCTCTATAACTATGGCGCGATGTTGTCCTTTACCATGACGCACCTGGCACTCATCGTCCTCCGGAACAAGGAACCGAATCTGCCCCGTCCGTTCCGGATCCCGCTGTCGCTGGTCATCAAGGGGAAGGAAATCCCCATGACGGCGGTTTTCGGTCTTTTCGGGACGGGAGGCGTCTTCATCATGGTTCTGCTCTTCCACAAATACGGACGCGTTTTCGGAACCGTCTGGATGATCGGGGGGATTCTCTACTATCTCTGGTTCCGTCGCCGGGAATCTCTTCCCGTCATGCAACGCGTCCAGATTACCGACCTGCCCGACACACCCGAAAAATCGGTTCCTCACAAGCGCTTTCTTGTCGCCACCAGCCCGACCCGCCCCTCCCCCATGCTCCGGGACGTCTGCAAGATCGCCCGGGCCGACAACGCCCGCATCACGGTCATTTCCGTCATCGAAGTCCCCCTGACCCTGCCTTTGACGGCCGACATGTCCATGGAAGAAAAAGTGGCCCGGCATACCCTGGATCTTTGCCAGGCGATCGGAGTGGAGGAGGATGTCATCATCGATACGGTGCTGGCGAAAGGTCGCTCGGTGGGAACCTTGCTGAACTTTCATCTGAAAAAGACGAAAGCCGACACCCTGGTGATCAACAATACCGGGTCGGCCATCTCCCGGACCATTCTGGGAGCGGTCGAACGGTCTTCGAACACGGTGACGGTGTGGAGCTTCCAGAAAGTCACGGGTGGCGACCGGACTCCGACGCCCAAACCCCGTCTGACCGTCGAACGGCCGATCATCCTGGCCGAAGACACGACAGAAAAGAGTCCCGCCGCCGGTTCCTAG
- a CDS encoding NAD(P)/FAD-dependent oxidoreductase, with translation MAEVHPKDMSGTGSAEKPYRILILGAGFGGLYTAVYLDRFLKKHPNVWITVIDRRNYFLFTPMLHSTATGSLEPRYIAHSVRKIFRRTRVHAHIGEVRNIDLQNKIVQTEHRALPFDDLVISLGSETNFYGLESRLENIFTLKSLKDASAINNHLIRMFEKAYWEEDSEARRAALTFVVVGGGPTGVELAGEIHEYAHRELLRDFGRRISKDEIRVILVEATGKILPSLPEKLSLEALDRLRKIGIEVILEGRLEEYRKGVMSLSGKPPIRAETLVWAAGVRTNPLVASLPFEKDGQNRIRVKGTLESLSMEHVWVVGDNASCLNPWEGRPYPPTAQTAVRQARTVAQNIVARLSRKPEKIFAHNHVGGFVSIGDNYALLSAKQFTLSGILGWFLWNLVYIHKLPIIRYRLFSTFGLFLKVFFERATTEIDLCPEYEESSRGASGQAGGQTV, from the coding sequence ATGGCTGAGGTTCACCCCAAAGACATGTCCGGGACCGGATCCGCGGAAAAACCCTATCGGATCCTGATACTGGGAGCGGGTTTTGGCGGTCTCTATACGGCCGTCTATCTGGACAGGTTCCTCAAAAAACACCCGAATGTCTGGATCACGGTCATTGATCGCCGGAACTACTTTTTGTTCACCCCCATGCTTCACAGCACGGCCACGGGTTCTCTGGAGCCACGCTACATCGCCCATTCGGTCCGAAAAATCTTTCGGCGGACGAGGGTTCATGCCCATATCGGGGAGGTCCGGAACATCGATCTCCAGAACAAAATTGTGCAGACGGAACACCGGGCTCTCCCGTTCGATGATCTGGTGATCTCTCTGGGGAGCGAAACCAACTTTTATGGTCTCGAGTCCCGTCTTGAAAATATTTTTACCCTGAAATCCCTGAAAGATGCGTCCGCGATCAACAACCATCTGATACGGATGTTCGAAAAGGCCTATTGGGAAGAGGATTCCGAAGCCCGCCGGGCGGCCCTGACATTCGTGGTTGTCGGGGGAGGGCCGACGGGCGTCGAGCTGGCGGGCGAGATTCATGAATACGCGCATCGGGAGCTTCTCCGGGACTTTGGCCGTCGGATCTCGAAAGACGAGATCCGCGTCATCCTTGTCGAAGCCACCGGAAAAATTCTCCCGTCGCTCCCGGAAAAGCTGTCTCTGGAAGCGCTCGACCGGCTCCGGAAGATCGGGATCGAGGTGATTCTGGAAGGCCGGCTGGAAGAATATCGAAAAGGCGTCATGAGTCTTTCCGGAAAGCCCCCGATCCGGGCGGAAACGCTCGTCTGGGCCGCGGGGGTCCGGACCAATCCGTTAGTCGCCTCGCTTCCGTTTGAAAAAGACGGGCAAAACAGGATTCGGGTCAAGGGGACGCTGGAAAGCCTGTCCATGGAACACGTCTGGGTCGTGGGAGACAATGCGTCGTGTCTGAATCCCTGGGAAGGACGCCCTTATCCGCCGACCGCCCAGACCGCGGTTCGTCAGGCGCGCACGGTCGCCCAAAACATCGTGGCCCGGTTGTCCCGGAAACCGGAAAAGATTTTTGCACACAATCATGTGGGCGGTTTCGTCTCGATCGGAGACAACTACGCCCTGCTTTCCGCCAAGCAGTTTACCCTGAGCGGCATCTTGGGATGGTTTCTCTGGAACCTGGTCTATATCCACAAGCTGCCGATCATCCGCTACCGGCTTTTCTCCACGTTTGGCCTTTTCCTCAAAGTGTTTTTCGAACGGGCGACGACAGAAATCGACCTCTGCCCGGAATATGAGGAGTCTTCCCGGGGAGCGTCAGGACAAGCCGGAGGTCAAACAGTCTAG
- a CDS encoding purine-cytosine permease family protein: MRTVQEESAQDRERTGIRPVSPGERTYGFFDLFWNWFGDGANASSWYFGGLLALSGVSFLFWNTFFWTPLIILPWATLAYMAYRTGGTTVVLSRPALGVVGGSLFLGISEMVVQIGWTTVTTYIGAVSLVQIWNGGGVNGVASSGKGALILPIALIALLQGTVATLGPKAIRILKWVASLLLVGFGGVETYEVLSRWDLPRILSYGKAAPVLTPVQLLDISFINIWTWLQVGDFARLSKNPRVAVWASWLGIWSGQAWFVFVGAIGVIGLGLATGHSSPQDSDPARLMGHLGLSGVALSVIFLSSVSVSSSNLYGAGMALQALWKRSKNTSHSRKALGLVSLSQVVTSFLPLFFASFIGYFTTFLSTIGGIFIPLWSLVLTDYLWYRKRQLDVPSLYDLSPGSRYWGRGGFHLPGFLALGLGVTFYYLLPQMAPVVVQTVGVTFPTILWTGGLYLLSLRWRGEEELCRMKFPADEGEENG, from the coding sequence ATGCGAACAGTGCAGGAAGAGTCCGCTCAAGACCGGGAGAGAACAGGCATCCGCCCTGTTTCTCCAGGGGAGAGAACCTACGGATTCTTCGACCTTTTTTGGAACTGGTTCGGGGATGGGGCGAATGCATCGAGCTGGTATTTCGGAGGGCTCCTGGCCCTTTCCGGCGTCTCTTTCCTTTTCTGGAACACGTTTTTCTGGACTCCCCTGATCATCCTTCCCTGGGCAACGCTGGCCTACATGGCCTATCGGACGGGAGGAACAACCGTCGTTCTCTCCCGTCCAGCCCTGGGAGTCGTGGGTGGCTCTCTTTTTCTGGGAATTTCGGAAATGGTCGTCCAGATCGGCTGGACGACGGTGACGACCTACATCGGAGCTGTTTCCCTCGTGCAAATCTGGAATGGTGGAGGGGTGAACGGCGTCGCTTCGTCCGGAAAAGGCGCACTGATTCTTCCCATCGCTCTGATTGCCCTTCTTCAGGGGACGGTGGCCACTCTTGGGCCGAAAGCGATCCGGATCCTGAAATGGGTCGCGTCTCTCCTTTTGGTCGGCTTTGGCGGTGTGGAGACCTATGAAGTTCTCTCCCGGTGGGATTTGCCCCGGATTCTGTCCTACGGGAAGGCTGCTCCGGTGTTGACACCCGTCCAGCTTCTGGATATTTCGTTTATCAATATCTGGACCTGGCTGCAGGTGGGGGATTTTGCCAGATTGTCGAAAAATCCGAGGGTAGCCGTCTGGGCTTCGTGGCTGGGCATCTGGAGCGGGCAGGCCTGGTTTGTTTTTGTGGGAGCCATCGGGGTCATCGGTCTGGGACTTGCCACGGGACATTCCAGCCCCCAGGACAGTGACCCCGCGCGTCTGATGGGACATCTCGGGTTGTCGGGCGTGGCCCTGTCGGTCATTTTTCTGTCGTCCGTCAGTGTCAGTTCAAGCAATCTTTATGGCGCCGGCATGGCATTACAGGCGTTGTGGAAGCGTTCCAAAAACACGTCTCATTCCCGGAAAGCGCTGGGGCTGGTGTCCCTGAGCCAGGTCGTGACCTCCTTCCTGCCCCTGTTCTTTGCAAGCTTTATCGGTTACTTCACGACATTCCTGTCGACCATCGGGGGGATCTTCATTCCCCTGTGGAGCCTTGTGCTGACGGATTACCTCTGGTACCGGAAACGGCAACTGGATGTTCCCTCTCTCTATGATCTTTCCCCCGGTTCCCGCTACTGGGGGAGGGGAGGGTTCCATCTCCCCGGATTTCTGGCCCTGGGACTCGGAGTCACGTTCTATTATCTGTTGCCCCAAATGGCTCCTGTCGTTGTTCAGACCGTCGGGGTCACCTTCCCGACGATCCTGTGGACAGGTGGTTTGTATCTCCTCTCCTTGCGTTGGCGGGGAGAGGAGGAACTGTGCCGGATGAAGTTTCCGGCGGATGAAGGAGAAGAGAATGGCTGA
- the der gene encoding ribosome biogenesis GTPase Der: MKIPPLIAILGRPNVGKSTLFNRLLSRREAIVEDRPGVTRDRHYSQGTIGRKSFRLVDTGGILFGDDHPLGESIRKQALFALEEADAVIYVMDGREGYLPVDADVIGRIRRSGKPSVFAVNKVDTVKTEEVLADFHRHGVAPLIGISAAHGRNVDALLDPFLDLMPDTEDAFPVDPGIRFSEASESDLQAWLQRRIADPPRVAVIGRPNVGKSTLVNRLLGEERLVTSPIPGTTRDAIDTLVTFRDKTYHFVDTAGLRKKGKVAEASELYAQIRTDRAILESEIAVVLLSAEDGLTDGDLRIIRQVIDHRRGLILAWNKWDTLKSSGPSQAPPFRDVRERYPFLSFAPMFGCSARTGFHVSQLFGHIATVRDWYFTRITTSELNNLLLPIVQASPPPRLKNYPVRIFYVTQVQIAPTVIMAFSNKPEGISLQYRQFLSRKIREKYPFVGVPFLLKVQAKSRKDRERDGK; this comes from the coding sequence ATGAAGATCCCCCCCCTGATCGCCATTCTGGGCCGGCCAAACGTCGGGAAGTCCACCCTGTTCAACCGCCTTCTTTCCCGACGGGAAGCCATTGTTGAAGACCGGCCGGGAGTCACCCGGGATCGTCACTACAGCCAGGGAACCATCGGACGGAAAAGCTTCCGGCTTGTCGACACAGGAGGGATTCTGTTCGGGGACGACCATCCCCTTGGAGAATCGATCCGCAAACAGGCTCTCTTTGCTCTGGAAGAAGCGGATGCCGTCATCTACGTCATGGACGGTCGCGAGGGATATCTGCCGGTTGACGCCGATGTCATCGGGCGGATCCGCCGATCGGGAAAACCGTCGGTGTTTGCCGTCAACAAGGTGGACACGGTCAAAACCGAAGAAGTTCTGGCCGACTTCCATCGTCACGGCGTCGCTCCCCTGATCGGCATCTCCGCCGCTCACGGACGAAATGTCGATGCCCTGCTGGATCCCTTTCTGGATCTTATGCCGGACACGGAAGACGCCTTTCCGGTTGATCCGGGCATCCGGTTTTCGGAGGCCTCGGAATCCGATCTTCAGGCCTGGCTCCAGAGGCGAATCGCCGATCCTCCCAGGGTCGCCGTCATCGGGCGACCGAATGTCGGAAAATCGACACTGGTCAATCGGCTACTGGGAGAGGAACGGCTTGTCACAAGCCCGATTCCGGGAACCACCCGGGATGCGATCGACACCCTGGTCACCTTTCGGGACAAAACCTATCATTTCGTCGACACGGCTGGACTCAGAAAGAAAGGGAAAGTGGCGGAAGCCTCGGAACTCTACGCACAGATCCGGACCGACAGGGCCATTCTGGAATCCGAAATCGCCGTTGTTCTCCTGTCGGCCGAAGACGGACTGACGGATGGAGATCTCCGGATCATCCGGCAGGTCATCGATCACCGGAGAGGACTGATTCTTGCCTGGAACAAATGGGACACGCTGAAATCATCCGGTCCATCGCAGGCGCCTCCTTTTCGGGACGTCCGGGAACGCTATCCGTTTCTGTCCTTTGCTCCCATGTTCGGTTGTTCCGCCCGGACGGGATTTCATGTCTCCCAGCTCTTCGGACATATTGCGACAGTCCGGGACTGGTACTTTACCCGCATCACGACATCGGAGCTCAACAATCTTCTCCTGCCAATCGTTCAGGCCTCCCCGCCCCCACGGCTCAAGAACTATCCGGTCCGCATCTTTTATGTGACACAAGTGCAGATCGCCCCGACTGTCATCATGGCTTTTTCCAACAAACCGGAAGGGATTTCCCTTCAATACCGGCAATTTCTGTCCCGGAAAATACGGGAAAAATATCCCTTTGTCGGGGTTCCCTTTCTCCTGAAGGTTCAGGCCAAAAGCCGCAAGGATCGGGAGAGAGACGGAAAATAA